A window from Schistosoma haematobium chromosome 3, whole genome shotgun sequence encodes these proteins:
- a CDS encoding hypothetical protein (EggNog:ENOG410MV3F~COG:T), with protein sequence MFNYNSSLGRIQVNHSLFFPMNNKVLTHFTTEPVEIYLPSIITSTILLIIISMIGTIGNSLVVWAFTKQVKQGIISGLFILLLACNDLFICLIVIPCTLYLDIWTGDTTDWICRAHLTMKGFVVPVSACILMLIAMERFLLICFIPGIQMQRTHIVLSLVIIFCIGLLCAIPMGLHVRAIDLFKERDELLDLNTLKYGLSTMENEEWLDQLRVSKRCDKDDTYINDQLYWYHQICVLLLFLVLFLGTAGVYALIFLFVWRHESFMYEKYGNPKMKGNWVRIHATPNSSGDINESKWNSIKKRISFRKQLKESNNLQNEQGDKQNSSVFEDEERQQLELQDRQQYGQSCFEQLSSLSLPQPYLKQQTLGIHQPLTDMTTSTSFVTSNLDRISCVCLCERDNNNGLIKTSQCSIPKDKLFNDNNTDKDNEESHCSKLLGNKKTQCTIEINNPQLSRTELSAANLERRRKPHVRTAQTLALVAANFIISYTPYLVYTTMPIQKRQVVLLKDKPHWTIQVRRILFYMYFINSALNPIIYSCMNRHFRVCIIKFYTDLKMKLKRQITRSIINDTNHELVCVELSPKPTASNQ encoded by the coding sequence ATGTTCAATTATAATAGTTCATTAGGAAGGATACAAgtgaatcattcattattttttccTATGAACAATAAAGTTTTAACACATTTTACAACGGAACCAGTTGAAATTTATTTACCGAGTATTATTACTTCaactatattacttattattatttctatgatTGGAACAATAGGTAATAGTCTTGTTGTATGGGCATTTACAAAACAAGTTAAACAAGGTATTATTTCTGGcttatttattctattattggcttgtaatgatttatttatttgtcttatTGTAATTCCATGTACATTATATTTAGATATTTGGACAGGGGATACAACTGATTGGATATGTCGTGCACATTTAACAATGAAAGGATTTGTTGTACCTGTTTCAGCATGTATATTAATGTTGATAGCAATGGAAAGATTTTTATTAATCTGTTTCATTCCTGGTATACAAATGCAACGTACACATATTGTATTATCATTAGTCATTATATTTTGCATTGGTTTATTATGTGCTATACCAATGGGATTACATGTTCGtgcaattgatttatttaaagaaCGTGATGAATTATTAGATTTAAATACATTGAAATATGGATTATCCACTATGGAAAATGAAGAATGGCTTGATCAATTACGTGTTTCAAAACGATGCGACAAAGATGACACATACATTAATGATCAGTTGTACTGGTATCATCAAATTTGTGTACTCCTGTTATTTTTAGTATTATTTCTTGGAACAGCTGGTGTATATGCACTGATCTTTCTATTTGTCTGGAGGCATGAATCATTTATGTATGAGAAATATGGTAATCCAAAAATGAAAGGCAATTGGGTACGTATACATGCTACACCGAATTCTTCAGGTGATATAAATGAATCCAAATGGAATTCAATTAAAAAACGGATATCATTTCGTAAACAGTTAAAAgaatcaaataatttacaaaatgaacAAGGAGATAAACAAAATTCTAGTGTCTTTGAAGATGAAGAAAGACAACAATTGGAACTTCAGGACCGTCAACAATATGGACAGAGTTGCTTTGAACAATTGTCTAGTTTATCATTACCTCAGCCATATCTAAAACAACAAACTTTGGGAATTCATCAACCTCTAACAGATATGACAACATCGACAAGTTTTGTCACATCTAATTTAGACAGAATAAGTTGTGTGTGTTTATGTGAAAGAGATAATAACAATGGATTGATTAAAACTAGTCAGTGTTCAATTCCTAAAGATAAACTATTCAATGACAATAATACTGATAAAGATAATGAAGAGTCACATTGTTCAAAGCTACTTGGCAATAAGAAAACCCAGTGTactatagaaataaataatccTCAATTATCAAGAACTGAATTGTCAGCAGCTAATCTAGAACGTAGACGTAAACCACATGTTCGTACAGCTCAAACATTAGCATTAGTTGCAGCAAATTTCATTATATCTTATACACCATATCTTGTTTATACAACAATGCCAATACAAAAAAGACAAGTAGTTCTTTTAAAAGATAAACCACATTGGACTATTCAAGTAAGACGTATACTATTTTACATGTATTTCATTAATTCTGCATTGAATCCAATCATTTATTCTTGTATGAATAGACATTTTCGTGTTTGTATAATCAAGTTTTATACAGATttaaagatgaaattgaaaagaCAAATAACAAGATCAATCATAAATGATACTAATCATGAATTGGTTTGTGTTGAATTATCACCTAAACCAACTGcttcaaatcaataa